One region of Oryza sativa Japonica Group chromosome 10, ASM3414082v1 genomic DNA includes:
- the LOC9268674 gene encoding barley B recombinant-like protein A, whose translation MDDDASMSIRWGGFFESPARNLGLQLMSSVPAERDTKQLLSGSPFLHHQHQQHVPHHHHQPHHPRDCGANGNANGGAMPPPPATEAPPSMPMNFARSDMWMHPQQQQQHHHPREHKALHNLTVGHGSSHIAHHDPVGYGMIPGTHTLQMMQQQTEPQLQPPPPPQQPKEECISSPLIEENVPVIDEPPPPKKRQQGRQPKVPRAKKPKKSAAPREDGAPPNAPAPRRRGPRKNIGMVINGIDLDLSRIPTPICSCTGAPQQCYRWGAGGWQSACCTTTISTYPLPMSTKRRGARIAGRKMSHGAFKKVLEKLAGEGYNLNNPIDLKTFWAKHGTNKFVTIR comes from the coding sequence atggacGACGACGCCAGCATGAGCATAAGATGGGGGGGATTCTTCGAGTCGCCGGCGAGGAACCTCGGCCTGCAGCTCATGTCGTCGGTGCCTGCTGAGCGTGACACCAAGCAGCTGCTCTCTGGTAGCCCCTTCCTGCAtcatcagcatcagcagcatgtcccgcaccaccaccatcagCCCCATCACCCGCGTGACTGCGGCGCCAATGGCAATGCCAATGGTGGTGCtatgcctcctcctcctgccacggAGGCTCCCCCTTCAATGCCGATGAACTTCGCGCGCAGTGACATGTGGATGCAcccgcaacagcagcagcaacatcatCATCCCCGCGAGCACAAGGCTCTTCACAATCTCACTGTTGGCCATGGTTCTTCGCACATTGCGCATCATGACCCAGTGGGCTATGGGATGATCCCCGGTACGCATACCCTGCAGATGATGCAGCAGCAAACAGAGCCTCAACTGCAACCCCCACCACCGCCTCAGCAGCCAAAAGAGGAATGCATTTCCTCGCCATTGATCGAGGAAAATGTACCTGTTATTGATGAGCCACCACCTCCCAAGAAGCGGCAGCAGGGCCGCCAACCCAAGGTACCAAGGGCTAAGAAGCCCAAGAAGTCTGCTGCTCCTCGTGAGGATGGCGCACCACCCAATGCACCAGCACCACGGAGAAGGGGTCCCAGGAAGAATATAGGGATGGTAATTAATGGTATTGATTTGGACCTCTCAAGGATACCAACGCCCATTTGTTCTTGCACGGGCGCACCACAGCAGTGCTATCGGTGGGGTGCAGGTGGTTGGCAATCTGCGTGCTGCACAACCACCATCTCAACGTACCCACTGCCAATGAGTACGAAGCGCCGTGGTGCACGAATCGCAGGCAGGAAGATGAGCCATGGTGCGTTCAAGAAAGTACTTGAGAAGCTTGCTGGTGAAGGTTATAATCTTAATAATCCGATTGACCTGAAGACCTTCTGGGCGAAGCATGGAACAAACAAGTTTGTTACCATAAGGTAA